The following are encoded together in the Spiroplasma apis B31 genome:
- the tpiA gene encoding triose-phosphate isomerase encodes MRKQIIIGNWKMFKTNSEAVKFIQNIESKLTIKENLIAGIAAPAIMLADIKKSSKNLVIAAQNCYFEKEGAFTGEISIPMLKDINVDYVVIGHSERRDIFGETDELINSKVKALLDSNLTPILCCGESLETYESGKTIEWVKSQIEKNLKDVTAEQAKKVVIAYEPIWAIGTGKVATPEIAQNVCKEIRQIIKNIYNEEVANEVLIQYGGSVKPENIKEILAQEDIDGALVGGASLVEDSYLGLLK; translated from the coding sequence ATGAGAAAACAAATTATTATAGGTAACTGAAAAATGTTTAAGACTAATTCAGAAGCGGTAAAATTTATACAAAATATAGAATCAAAATTAACAATTAAAGAAAACTTAATAGCAGGGATTGCTGCACCAGCAATAATGCTAGCGGATATTAAAAAAAGCTCAAAAAACTTAGTTATAGCAGCACAAAATTGCTATTTCGAAAAAGAAGGTGCATTTACTGGAGAAATATCAATTCCAATGTTGAAAGATATAAACGTGGACTACGTTGTTATCGGTCACTCAGAAAGAAGAGACATATTTGGAGAAACAGATGAGCTTATTAATTCAAAAGTAAAAGCCTTGTTAGATTCAAATTTGACTCCAATATTATGTTGTGGTGAAAGTCTTGAAACTTACGAAAGTGGTAAAACTATTGAGTGGGTTAAATCACAAATTGAAAAAAACTTGAAAGACGTTACAGCTGAGCAAGCTAAAAAAGTTGTAATTGCTTATGAACCAATTTGAGCAATTGGTACAGGAAAAGTTGCAACACCAGAAATTGCTCAAAACGTATGTAAAGAAATAAGACAAATTATAAAAAATATTTATAATGAAGAGGTTGCGAATGAAGTTCTAATTCAATACGGTGGAAGTGTAAAACCAGAAAATATTAAGGAAATATTAGCCCAAGAAGATATTGACGGTGCACTTGTTGGTGGTGCTTCACTTGTTGAAGACTCTTATCTAGGACTTTTGAAATAG
- a CDS encoding HAD-IIB family hydrolase, translating into MGKFKLVALDMDGTTYANLGNYIEPNVDVINNVIRKGVKVVFVTGRPVLAKVNKFEIYDFDKQEALVAGFNGALIYDLKNDKVIDANPIPKDIVKKAFDLISSGKFADQEIWAYSTDMSKCFVSKPIELSKGLFFETNFFEGNLMVFNEDIATNCYKLLIFNVVPSFVEELRNLGLEVAWHPESLGGEVTLKGINKKYAVEFLKNYYAIEIDEILAMGDGANDIPMLEYAGLSIAPANANDEVKKHAKVVSKFTHLEGSVAKELKNYVLGDN; encoded by the coding sequence ATGGGTAAATTTAAGTTAGTAGCTCTCGATATGGATGGAACAACATATGCAAACCTAGGCAATTACATTGAACCAAATGTTGATGTTATAAATAATGTTATTAGAAAAGGTGTTAAAGTAGTTTTTGTAACTGGTAGACCTGTATTAGCAAAAGTAAACAAATTTGAAATTTACGATTTTGATAAACAAGAAGCGCTTGTTGCTGGGTTTAATGGTGCTTTGATATACGATTTAAAAAATGACAAGGTAATTGATGCAAACCCAATACCTAAGGATATTGTAAAAAAAGCTTTTGATTTAATATCAAGCGGAAAGTTTGCTGATCAAGAAATATGAGCTTATTCAACAGATATGTCTAAGTGTTTTGTTTCTAAACCAATAGAGCTGTCAAAAGGATTGTTTTTTGAAACAAACTTTTTTGAAGGAAATCTCATGGTTTTTAACGAAGATATAGCTACTAATTGCTACAAATTACTTATATTCAATGTTGTACCTAGCTTTGTCGAGGAACTAAGAAACCTTGGTTTAGAAGTAGCTTGACATCCAGAATCACTTGGTGGTGAAGTTACTCTTAAGGGTATTAATAAAAAATATGCGGTGGAGTTTTTAAAAAATTACTATGCGATTGAGATTGACGAAATTTTAGCAATGGGTGACGGTGCTAATGACATACCAATGCTTGAGTACGCGGGTCTATCTATAGCTCCAGCCAATGCTAACGATGAAGTAAAAAAACATGCTAAGGTTGTTTCTAAATTTACACATTTAGAAGGTTCAGTAGCAAAAGAATTAAAAAATTATGTTTTAGGAGACAATTAA
- the gpmI gene encoding 2,3-bisphosphoglycerate-independent phosphoglycerate mutase, producing the protein MKTKNPVILAILDGWGLAEQNKGNAVYEANMEFVESLKKEYPWVSAHASGEWVGLPEGQMGNSEVGHIHLGAGRIKYESLSLINKAIKNNEFENNEEIVKAIENCKKYNSALHIMGLFSDGGVHSHMLHMFATFEAAAKAGLKEIYVHLFTDGRDTKPTVAINYLKDLFTLFDKYKVGQVGSISGRFYSMDRDKRMERTAEAYSAMVNRTSKNSFTNPVKYIEEQYSLGKDDEAILPAYNTDAPNGFIKENDSVIFTNFRPDRAIQLASAFTNKNYDSWKDENFSNLAFLGDKIHFVCMMEYSASVLSNNIAFKSIEVINGLGEWLSKKGYRQLRIAETEKIAHVTFFFDGGKDYFKNGLANQDEITLQGASIDLIPSPKVATYDLKPEMSAVEITDKLIEEINKDEFDLIVLNYANCDMVGHTGDLEAAIKGVKTLDEQLKRVYEAAKSHNSTMIITADHGNAEVMIDAEGGPNKKHTSQPVPIIITNKSYKLRQQDPAIADVAPTILEILGEEVPKEMTQKSLIVK; encoded by the coding sequence ATGAAAACAAAAAATCCTGTTATTCTTGCAATCCTAGATGGATGAGGATTAGCCGAACAAAATAAAGGTAATGCTGTTTACGAAGCAAATATGGAATTCGTAGAATCTTTAAAAAAAGAATATCCTTGAGTATCAGCTCACGCAAGTGGCGAATGAGTGGGTCTACCAGAAGGTCAAATGGGAAACTCTGAAGTTGGACACATACACTTAGGTGCAGGGAGAATTAAATATGAATCACTTTCTCTTATCAATAAGGCTATAAAAAATAATGAGTTTGAAAATAATGAGGAAATTGTAAAAGCAATAGAAAACTGTAAAAAATATAATAGCGCATTACATATTATGGGTTTATTCTCTGATGGTGGTGTTCACTCTCATATGTTACATATGTTTGCAACATTTGAAGCTGCTGCTAAGGCTGGACTTAAAGAAATATACGTTCATTTATTCACAGATGGTAGAGATACCAAACCCACAGTAGCAATTAATTATCTTAAAGATTTATTTACTTTATTTGATAAATATAAAGTTGGACAGGTCGGTTCAATATCAGGAAGATTTTATTCTATGGATAGGGATAAAAGAATGGAAAGAACCGCCGAAGCATATAGTGCTATGGTAAATAGAACTTCAAAAAATAGTTTCACAAACCCGGTAAAATATATCGAAGAACAATATTCACTTGGGAAAGATGATGAAGCAATTCTACCAGCTTATAATACTGACGCACCAAACGGTTTTATAAAAGAAAATGACTCTGTTATTTTCACAAACTTTAGACCAGATAGAGCTATTCAATTAGCAAGTGCATTTACAAATAAAAATTATGATTCTTGAAAAGATGAGAACTTTTCTAATCTTGCATTTTTAGGTGATAAAATCCATTTCGTATGTATGATGGAATATTCTGCATCAGTATTGAGCAATAATATTGCTTTTAAATCAATCGAAGTTATTAATGGCCTTGGTGAATGACTAAGTAAAAAAGGTTATCGCCAATTAAGAATAGCAGAGACTGAAAAAATCGCACACGTTACATTCTTTTTTGACGGTGGAAAAGACTACTTTAAAAATGGATTAGCTAACCAAGATGAAATCACGCTTCAAGGAGCATCAATAGATTTAATACCATCTCCAAAAGTAGCAACTTATGACCTTAAACCAGAAATGTCGGCTGTAGAAATCACTGATAAATTAATTGAAGAAATTAACAAAGATGAGTTCGATTTGATCGTTCTTAACTATGCAAACTGTGATATGGTAGGACACACTGGCGATTTAGAAGCAGCTATTAAGGGTGTTAAAACCTTGGATGAACAATTGAAAAGAGTTTATGAGGCTGCAAAATCACACAATTCCACTATGATAATAACAGCTGATCACGGAAATGCTGAGGTTATGATTGATGCAGAAGGTGGTCCTAATAAGAAACATACAAGCCAACCGGTACCAATCATCATTACTAATAAATCTTATAAATTGAGACAACAAGATCCTGCAATTGCTGATGTTGCTCCAACAATATTGGAAATTTTAGGAGAAGAAGTTCCAAAAGAAATGACTCAAAAAAGTCTTATTGTTAAATAA
- a CDS encoding NAD(P)/FAD-dependent oxidoreductase translates to MVKDILIIGCGPTGLYAWKMAVDLGLTGTIVEAKSTYGGQVMSMYPEKYIYNFPAIPKIIGKDAMHSMFDAVNKDISKIDLLFNKSVKQIKAIQPLEEIQLYENWFEVEFDDKSKEVYKRILISDGIGTFKPIPLCEKEYENIFYNVNDLRLLKDKNIIVFGGGDSAVDWANELVEIASSVTIIHRRDEFRAKPGNLEKAISSGVKILKSYEFVNITKEENNKALSIEVKRVDDQNSLHLDFDYIIVQFGQSIQKDIHKNLEIEINRVNKFLVNYNMETSVKGIYAAGDCCWYETKIRNLLSGFYEAMHSVFNIEKTVHQRKILNNGW, encoded by the coding sequence ATGGTTAAAGATATTTTAATAATTGGTTGTGGACCAACGGGCCTTTATGCTTGGAAAATGGCAGTAGACTTAGGTCTAACCGGTACTATCGTAGAAGCCAAATCTACTTATGGTGGGCAAGTAATGTCAATGTATCCTGAAAAATACATCTATAATTTCCCAGCAATTCCTAAGATAATTGGAAAAGATGCTATGCATAGTATGTTCGATGCAGTAAATAAAGACATCTCTAAAATCGATCTATTATTTAATAAAAGTGTTAAGCAAATCAAAGCAATACAACCTTTAGAAGAAATTCAACTTTACGAAAACTGGTTTGAAGTGGAATTTGACGATAAGTCTAAAGAAGTATATAAAAGAATATTAATATCTGATGGTATTGGTACATTCAAACCAATCCCGTTATGTGAAAAAGAATATGAAAATATCTTTTATAATGTTAACGACTTAAGACTATTAAAAGATAAAAATATTATTGTTTTTGGTGGTGGAGACTCAGCTGTGGACTGAGCTAACGAACTTGTAGAAATAGCTTCTTCAGTTACAATAATACATAGAAGAGATGAATTTAGAGCGAAGCCAGGTAATTTAGAAAAGGCAATCTCATCAGGCGTTAAAATATTGAAGTCTTATGAATTTGTGAATATAACAAAAGAAGAAAATAACAAAGCATTATCAATAGAAGTTAAAAGAGTTGATGATCAAAATTCATTACATTTAGATTTTGACTATATAATAGTTCAATTCGGTCAATCTATTCAAAAAGACATACATAAAAATTTAGAAATCGAGATAAATAGAGTAAATAAATTTTTAGTAAATTATAATATGGAAACCTCAGTTAAGGGAATTTATGCTGCTGGGGATTGTTGTTGATATGAAACAAAGATTAGAAACCTTTTAAGTGGTTTTTATGAAGCAATGCACTCTGTTTTTAATATTGAAAAGACGGTACATCAAAGAAAAATTCTTAATAACGGTTGATAG
- the tsaE gene encoding tRNA (adenosine(37)-N6)-threonylcarbamoyltransferase complex ATPase subunit type 1 TsaE — MKVSSLSELQKVFDALDLREPKNTCILLNGPMGAGKTTFTKLLLKEMGVTDVVTSPTYVIMNQFIGRNNLHINHVDAYRMSKGEEIDMYTDYFYDSLNVIEWSENMNYDFKKNFKIIIINISIIDETTREFIIE, encoded by the coding sequence ATGAAGGTTAGCTCACTATCAGAATTACAAAAGGTTTTTGATGCATTAGACTTAAGAGAACCAAAAAACACTTGCATATTATTGAATGGACCAATGGGTGCAGGTAAAACAACATTTACGAAATTACTTTTAAAAGAAATGGGTGTTACTGATGTAGTAACCTCACCAACTTATGTGATAATGAATCAATTTATAGGTCGTAATAATTTACACATAAATCATGTTGATGCTTATAGAATGAGCAAAGGTGAGGAAATAGATATGTACACCGACTATTTTTATGACTCACTAAATGTTATTGAGTGAAGTGAAAATATGAATTATGACTTCAAAAAAAACTTCAAGATTATAATAATAAACATTAGTATCATTGATGAGACAACAAGAGAATTCATCATAGAATAA
- the tsaB gene encoding tRNA (adenosine(37)-N6)-threonylcarbamoyltransferase complex dimerization subunit type 1 TsaB has product MNLFMDTSNNTLILILEQENKIVDSLYLQNQNKISDIALEELQKILQKNGLNLKDITNIYLTKGPGSYTGVRVAVTIAKTLKTINNSFKVYLISSLFFQAGLDSVVSILDAKGGKVYIGIYDNGICIIQDQLIPLEILEDFIENFQKFVIKKDYLDLDYVSSYLKLKHLFEEATDVEQIEPLYIKSFI; this is encoded by the coding sequence ATGAATTTATTTATGGATACAAGTAACAATACTTTGATACTTATTTTAGAACAAGAAAATAAGATTGTCGATTCCTTATATCTACAAAACCAAAATAAAATAAGTGATATAGCTTTAGAGGAGTTACAAAAAATTTTACAAAAAAATGGACTAAACCTTAAAGATATAACCAATATATATTTAACTAAAGGTCCTGGTAGTTACACTGGAGTTAGGGTTGCAGTTACAATTGCAAAAACTTTAAAAACAATAAACAACTCTTTTAAGGTATATCTGATATCATCACTTTTTTTTCAAGCTGGTTTGGATTCAGTGGTTAGCATTTTAGATGCTAAAGGAGGAAAAGTTTATATCGGAATTTATGATAATGGAATTTGCATAATCCAAGACCAATTAATACCTTTAGAGATTCTAGAAGATTTTATAGAGAATTTTCAAAAGTTTGTTATTAAAAAAGATTATCTAGATTTGGATTATGTATCTAGTTATTTAAAACTAAAGCATTTGTTTGAGGAAGCTACTGATGTGGAACAGATAGAACCTTTATATATTAAATCTTTTATTTAA
- the guaA gene encoding glutamine-hydrolyzing GMP synthase translates to MSKTQILILDYGSQYTQLLARRVRELNVFTEVVDFDITAEQLKQYSNLKGIILSGGPSSVYAQDAYTIDKNIFGLNLPILGVCYGMQLITELFEGKVELADSQEFGKADLIIDQTENPLFKDIDKQTQVWMSHADHLTVMPKDFIQLAHTNSSVAAIGNLKNKIFGIQFHAEVTHSTQGTQIIKNFLYDICNCNKDWSMSRYIDQQVDEIKKIVKDDRVILGLSGGVDSSVAAALISKAIGKQLTCIFVDTGLLRKDEAKKVMDTYTSQFDMEIKLVDASEKFYDALRGISDPEEKRKIIGHTFVEVFNEEASLFKNAKYLAQGTIYPDVIESSLKSHSSKTIKSHHNVGGLPDDLKFTLLEPLRTLFKDEVRKVGIELGLDPLIVNRHPFPGPGLGVRIIGEVSKEKANILREVDDIFIQNLIDAGLYNKVSQAFATILPVKTVGVMGDNRTYDWVVALRSVNTVDFMTATSTHLPWEFLDKVVNEIINKVDGVNRVVYDITSKPPGTIEWE, encoded by the coding sequence ATGAGCAAAACACAAATATTAATTCTAGATTACGGAAGCCAATATACGCAGTTATTAGCAAGGAGAGTTCGAGAATTAAATGTTTTTACAGAAGTTGTTGATTTTGATATCACCGCTGAACAATTGAAACAATATAGCAATCTTAAAGGTATTATTCTTTCAGGTGGTCCTTCAAGCGTTTATGCTCAGGATGCTTATACAATAGATAAAAATATTTTTGGTCTCAATTTACCGATTTTAGGAGTTTGTTATGGTATGCAACTAATAACAGAACTTTTTGAAGGTAAAGTCGAGTTAGCTGACTCACAGGAGTTTGGAAAAGCAGATTTAATTATTGACCAAACAGAAAACCCATTATTTAAAGACATAGATAAACAAACACAAGTGTGGATGAGTCACGCCGACCACTTAACAGTAATGCCAAAGGATTTCATACAATTAGCTCATACAAACTCAAGTGTAGCAGCAATAGGGAACCTAAAAAATAAGATTTTTGGAATTCAGTTTCATGCTGAGGTAACACATTCAACACAAGGTACACAGATAATCAAAAACTTCTTATATGATATTTGCAACTGTAACAAAGATTGGTCGATGAGCAGATACATAGACCAACAAGTTGATGAAATTAAAAAAATAGTAAAAGATGATCGTGTAATTTTAGGGCTTAGTGGTGGAGTGGATTCAAGTGTAGCTGCTGCTTTAATTTCAAAAGCGATTGGTAAACAGTTAACTTGTATCTTTGTTGATACTGGTTTATTAAGAAAAGACGAAGCCAAAAAAGTTATGGATACTTATACCAGTCAATTTGACATGGAAATAAAACTAGTGGATGCAAGTGAGAAGTTTTATGATGCTTTAAGAGGAATAAGTGACCCTGAAGAGAAACGAAAAATAATAGGACACACATTCGTTGAGGTATTTAATGAGGAAGCGAGTTTATTTAAAAACGCAAAATATTTAGCGCAAGGTACAATCTACCCTGATGTTATAGAATCTTCATTAAAATCTCATAGTTCTAAAACCATTAAATCACATCATAATGTTGGAGGACTTCCAGATGATCTCAAGTTTACCTTATTAGAACCGCTTAGAACTTTATTTAAAGATGAAGTTAGAAAGGTTGGAATAGAACTTGGTTTAGATCCTTTGATTGTCAACCGTCACCCATTCCCAGGACCTGGTCTTGGAGTTAGAATTATTGGCGAGGTTTCTAAGGAAAAAGCGAATATATTAAGAGAAGTTGATGATATATTTATACAAAATCTTATCGATGCTGGACTTTATAATAAAGTTAGTCAAGCATTTGCAACAATCCTTCCGGTTAAAACTGTTGGGGTTATGGGAGATAATAGAACATATGATTGAGTCGTAGCGTTAAGAAGCGTTAACACTGTAGATTTTATGACAGCTACATCAACCCACCTACCTTGAGAGTTTTTAGATAAGGTTGTTAATGAAATTATCAATAAAGTCGATGGTGTTAATAGGGTGGTTTACGATATAACTTCTAAGCCCCCAGGAACTATTGAATGGGAATAA
- the guaB gene encoding IMP dehydrogenase encodes MANNDLNGKIIGDAVTFDDVLIVPNYSESLPSEVNLKTKLTKNIELNIPLLSAAMDTVTESAMAIELARAGGIGIIHKNLSIDAQALEVQKVKRNESGFITDPITVSKDTKVKEANEIMATYKISGLPVVDDENNLIGIVTNRDLKYFEDFDSSVDVVMTKNNIITGTRSTTLEQAKHIMLKHKIEKLPIVDDNNKLAGLITTKDIDKAIDNPSACKDKQGRLRVGAAVGVSEDVMERVKALVKAETDVLVVDSAHGHSKGILEVVKKIKEIYPKIDVIAGNICTADAAKALFEAGADCVKVGVGPGSICTTRVVAGIGVPQITAINDVYQWAHKNNLPIIADGGIKYSGDITKAIAAGANAVMLGSVFAGTVESPGEEIIVNGKKYKTYVGMGSMIAMKRGSSDRYFQKGSKKLVPEGIEARVPFKGKTKDVIFQLMGGLKSGMGYTGSPNIEHLRDETKFVRISNASLKESHPHDVELTKEAPNYNN; translated from the coding sequence ATGGCAAATAACGATCTAAATGGAAAAATAATAGGAGATGCAGTTACCTTCGATGATGTACTCATAGTTCCTAATTACTCTGAAAGTTTACCTTCAGAAGTTAATTTAAAAACCAAGTTAACAAAAAATATTGAGTTGAACATACCTCTACTAAGTGCCGCTATGGATACAGTTACTGAGTCTGCAATGGCGATAGAGTTGGCTAGAGCGGGTGGCATAGGTATTATTCACAAAAACTTATCAATCGACGCACAAGCACTTGAAGTGCAAAAAGTTAAAAGAAATGAATCTGGTTTTATAACTGATCCAATTACTGTTTCAAAAGATACCAAAGTAAAAGAAGCTAATGAAATAATGGCCACATATAAAATATCAGGTCTACCAGTTGTTGATGATGAAAATAATTTAATAGGGATTGTAACTAATAGAGATTTAAAATATTTTGAAGACTTTGACTCTAGTGTTGATGTTGTAATGACCAAAAACAATATAATTACCGGGACAAGGAGTACTACTTTAGAGCAAGCTAAACATATTATGTTAAAACATAAAATTGAAAAACTTCCAATAGTAGATGATAACAATAAATTAGCAGGGTTAATCACTACCAAAGATATTGACAAAGCAATAGATAATCCTAGTGCTTGTAAAGATAAACAAGGTAGATTGAGAGTTGGTGCTGCAGTTGGTGTCAGTGAAGATGTTATGGAACGTGTAAAGGCTTTGGTTAAAGCTGAAACTGATGTATTGGTTGTTGATTCTGCTCATGGACACAGCAAAGGCATTTTAGAAGTTGTTAAAAAAATAAAAGAGATATATCCAAAGATAGATGTTATTGCAGGTAATATTTGTACCGCAGATGCAGCAAAGGCTTTATTTGAAGCGGGCGCAGATTGTGTAAAGGTTGGGGTAGGACCTGGTAGCATATGTACAACTAGGGTAGTTGCTGGAATTGGAGTACCTCAAATCACCGCTATTAACGATGTTTACCAATGAGCACACAAAAATAACTTACCTATAATCGCTGATGGAGGTATTAAATATTCTGGAGATATCACTAAAGCAATAGCGGCTGGTGCAAATGCTGTAATGTTAGGAAGTGTTTTTGCCGGTACTGTAGAATCTCCTGGTGAAGAAATAATAGTTAATGGAAAAAAATATAAAACTTATGTTGGCATGGGTTCAATGATAGCAATGAAACGTGGAAGTAGTGACCGCTACTTTCAAAAAGGTTCAAAAAAATTAGTTCCAGAAGGAATAGAAGCACGTGTTCCCTTTAAAGGTAAAACAAAAGACGTTATATTCCAACTTATGGGTGGTTTAAAAAGTGGTATGGGATACACAGGTAGCCCAAATATAGAACATCTAAGAGATGAAACAAAGTTTGTTAGAATATCAAATGCTAGTTTGAAAGAATCTCATCCTCACGATGTTGAGTTGACAAAAGAAGCACCAAACTACAATAACTAA
- the metK gene encoding methionine adenosyltransferase, with the protein MRRDYMKKYFTSESVSEGHPDKLCDQISDAILDACLEQDKESRVACETLATANFIIVTGEITTKAVVNYEEEVRKILRRINYKSATTGIDAEKCEVVIKLKEQSPDIAQGVDGDEQGAGDQGIMFGYAIKETETFMPYSIQLAHDLVHMASKLRKAGIFKYAQPDMKSQVTMDYTNPNNPSISTILMSVQHDEDYNKEEFETFIKENIMNVIAKRHGLNTDFTVLINPTGKFVIGGPLGDVGLTGRKIIVDTYGGFARHGGGAFSGKDPSKVDRSAAYMCRYAAKNLVAAGLANQVEIQVSYAIGKPNPISIHIEAFGTNNVSMPVLYKALLENFDFKVKHIIDHLDLKKPIYFRTSKYGHFGKKEFSWEKLDKVRELEAYL; encoded by the coding sequence ATGAGGAGAGATTATATGAAAAAATATTTTACAAGTGAATCTGTATCTGAAGGTCACCCAGATAAGTTATGTGATCAAATATCGGATGCAATCCTAGATGCTTGTTTAGAACAAGACAAAGAATCTAGAGTTGCATGTGAAACTCTAGCAACTGCGAACTTTATTATTGTTACTGGAGAGATTACAACTAAAGCAGTTGTAAATTACGAAGAAGAGGTTCGAAAGATATTAAGACGTATTAATTATAAAAGTGCAACAACTGGAATTGATGCAGAAAAATGTGAAGTTGTTATAAAGCTAAAGGAGCAATCGCCAGATATAGCTCAAGGAGTGGATGGTGATGAACAAGGTGCTGGCGATCAAGGAATTATGTTTGGTTATGCAATTAAGGAAACCGAAACTTTTATGCCTTACTCAATTCAACTAGCTCATGATTTAGTTCACATGGCTTCAAAGTTAAGAAAAGCGGGCATATTCAAATATGCACAGCCAGATATGAAATCACAAGTTACTATGGACTATACAAACCCAAATAATCCATCTATTTCAACTATTTTAATGTCAGTTCAACATGATGAAGATTATAACAAAGAGGAGTTTGAAACATTCATTAAAGAAAACATTATGAATGTGATAGCTAAGCGACATGGATTGAATACAGATTTTACAGTTTTGATAAATCCAACTGGTAAATTTGTTATTGGTGGACCTTTGGGAGATGTTGGTTTGACAGGTAGAAAAATTATTGTCGACACATACGGAGGTTTTGCTAGACACGGTGGTGGGGCTTTCTCTGGAAAGGATCCTTCAAAAGTAGATAGAAGTGCAGCTTACATGTGTAGGTACGCAGCTAAAAACTTAGTTGCTGCTGGGTTAGCTAATCAAGTTGAAATACAAGTTAGTTATGCAATTGGTAAACCAAACCCGATTTCAATCCACATAGAAGCTTTCGGAACTAATAATGTTTCAATGCCAGTGTTGTATAAAGCTTTGTTGGAAAATTTTGACTTTAAAGTAAAACACATAATAGACCACTTAGATTTAAAAAAACCTATTTATTTTAGAACATCTAAGTATGGGCATTTTGGGAAAAAAGAATTCTCTTGAGAAAAACTGGATAAAGTTAGAGAGCTTGAGGCATATTTATAA
- a CDS encoding copper homeostasis protein CutC, which yields MFLEVIAQNLEDVILINKTKASRIELCANLEQDGFTPSYEIIKEVCDYSKLPVNVIVRHKNNNFVSEKEEVSLILKDIEYIKSTKANGIVIGLLNENLSVDVEFLKKVIEIKEHLTITFHKAFDHVKDFLKEYKILNDLGIDFVLTSGGPTLNINIIKEMKKLNLKTKILIGGGVTLNNVKDLKKISKYIHIGTAARVNNSFNNDISIENINSITGVVQ from the coding sequence ATGTTTCTAGAAGTTATTGCTCAAAACTTAGAAGATGTTATTTTAATCAATAAAACTAAAGCAAGTAGAATTGAACTTTGTGCAAATTTAGAACAAGATGGGTTCACTCCTTCGTACGAAATAATTAAAGAGGTTTGTGATTATTCTAAACTACCTGTTAATGTAATTGTGAGACATAAAAATAATAACTTTGTTTCTGAAAAAGAAGAAGTGTCCTTGATACTAAAAGATATTGAATATATTAAAAGTACTAAAGCTAACGGTATAGTAATCGGGTTGCTTAATGAAAACCTTTCTGTAGATGTAGAATTTCTCAAGAAGGTGATAGAAATAAAAGAACATTTGACAATAACTTTTCATAAAGCCTTCGATCATGTGAAAGACTTTTTAAAAGAATATAAAATTCTAAATGACCTAGGCATAGATTTCGTTTTGACTTCTGGTGGTCCAACACTAAATATAAACATCATAAAAGAAATGAAAAAATTGAATTTAAAAACTAAAATTTTAATTGGTGGAGGTGTAACTTTGAATAATGTTAAAGATTTAAAAAAAATCTCGAAATATATCCATATAGGTACTGCGGCAAGAGTAAACAATAGTTTTAATAATGATATTAGTATAGAAAATATTAACTCTATAACAGGTGTTGTTCAATAA